A genome region from Balneolaceae bacterium includes the following:
- a CDS encoding SDR family NAD(P)-dependent oxidoreductase, with protein sequence MAGGDTSSEFSSAAGLLANPGMASDCAGKWALTGWSDSLRLEMERDETGVNVLTVSPYYIDTGMFEGVRSPILPILEPQKTASRIVRAIDKGTDRLRMPWIVEPACHC encoded by the coding sequence ATCGCGGGCGGGGACACATCGTCAGAATTCTCCTCGGCGGCCGGCTTGCTGGCTAACCCGGGCATGGCCTCCGATTGCGCCGGCAAATGGGCCTTGACCGGCTGGTCCGATTCGCTGCGCCTGGAAATGGAGCGGGATGAGACGGGCGTGAACGTGCTCACCGTTTCCCCCTACTATATCGACACCGGCATGTTCGAGGGAGTGCGCTCGCCCATCCTGCCTATCCTCGAACCTCAAAAAACAGCAAGCCGAATTGTCCGGGCCATCGACAAGGGCACCGACCGCCTGCGGATGCCCTGGATCGTCGAACCTGCCTGCCACTGCTGA
- a CDS encoding Rrf2 family transcriptional regulator, translating to MRAAIYLASREENDYVSIGTISEQLDISAYFLTKILQNLTKSGMLESLKGPKGGVRLKRPRTKSGSSMWWRPWTGLGLVTECVLGLPGCGDSKPCPVHEEWARVRGDLQEMLESNTLDGLAGKGKSLNLRITEDGKFDWAGDAVVITPVSSVTVDEPVVPSQESNLDLRFGNLRSLRLNYGGRSQPDPYDKHIARYNASACSRVWRPAPSW from the coding sequence ATGCGTGCTGCCATCTACCTGGCCTCCCGGGAGGAAAACGACTATGTCTCCATCGGTACGATCAGCGAACAACTCGATATCTCCGCCTATTTCCTGACCAAGATCTTGCAGAATCTGACCAAGTCAGGCATGCTGGAGTCGCTCAAAGGGCCCAAGGGAGGGGTAAGGCTTAAACGCCCACGGACGAAATCCGGCTCATCGATGTGGTGGAGGCCGTGGACAGGGCTGGGACTGGTCACCGAGTGCGTGCTGGGACTGCCGGGATGCGGCGACAGCAAGCCCTGCCCGGTACACGAAGAGTGGGCCCGGGTACGGGGCGACCTGCAGGAGATGCTGGAATCGAACACGCTGGACGGACTGGCCGGCAAGGGCAAGAGCCTCAACCTGCGTATCACCGAAGACGGTAAGTTCGACTGGGCAGGCGACGCGGTCGTGATCACGCCGGTGTCTTCCGTCACGGTTGATGAGCCTGTTGTACCCAGCCAGGAATCGAACCTGGATCTGAGGTTCGGGAACCTCCGTTCTCTCCGATTGAACTATGGGGGCAGGTCCCAGCCGGACCCCTACGATAAGCATATCGCACGTTATAACGCAAGCGCCTGCTCCAGGGTATGGCGCCCGGCTCCGTCCTGGTAA
- a CDS encoding OmpA family protein, protein MTHNTDPNNRDSDGDGFSDAQEIEMGTDPNNASDPAWLEEGDLATINFDFDKSDIDAEAARLLKENIQQLMDAPSFNIRIDAYTDHVGGDQYNQRLSQRRAASTTNFYIENGISADRINSRGLGKAPVPCMDQDPGPGCRKNRRAESHPVSTLQYRPGN, encoded by the coding sequence ATGACCCACAACACCGATCCCAACAACCGCGACAGCGACGGCGACGGCTTTTCCGACGCCCAGGAGATCGAGATGGGCACCGACCCCAACAACGCATCCGACCCCGCCTGGCTGGAAGAGGGTGACCTGGCGACCATCAACTTCGACTTCGACAAGTCAGACATCGACGCCGAAGCCGCGCGCCTGCTGAAGGAGAACATCCAGCAGCTGATGGACGCACCCAGCTTCAACATCCGCATCGACGCCTACACCGACCATGTGGGCGGTGACCAGTACAACCAGCGCCTCAGCCAGCGGCGTGCCGCCTCGACCACCAACTTCTACATCGAGAACGGCATCTCTGCCGACCGCATCAATTCGCGCGGACTCGGCAAGGCCCCGGTTCCCTGCATGGACCAGGATCCCGGGCCGGGCTGCCGCAAGAACCGGCGCGCCGAGTCGCATCCCGTCAGCACGCTCCAGTACCGTCCGGGTAACTGA
- a CDS encoding patatin-like phospholipase family protein, translated as MRRPSYPFTHLPFLLLAGLMISVLALTADAQDDRSGEQRGSGSPGDSTITIGLALSGGGAKGFAHIGVLKVLQETGIPVHVVTGSSMGAMVGGLYAAGYEPARIEEMALGLDWQALFDDRYKRRTGDLGTYVSSRETWLLSFPLERYRPQLPSGLIDGQNLSMLLYRWTLPWHGTRDFTRLPVPFAAVATDLATGKPHTLATGYLPEAIRASAAIPTIFKPVSYGGRLDIDGSVSRNIPAEEARRMGADMLLVSDVGEPVKPVDSLRTFVDILVQSVGFRQAESDSAQLALADLRIRPDIEGFDSFSYLRTGELIRLGEEAARRMLPQIRELLEGRSPAPAPGQTIPEPDIRDSLRITRLRLERYRPQACPAGGICPPPASPRSWPTTILKARSTVSTRRTSSAWSPIACSLIPPRRAATCWNSPCSRTNLTAPSSACVMTVPTRPPCCSERACATAWPGATSFRLNCAWGRYSAWPPATTCPLSCSPLCRFHTDLKVYRSPIDLYGGGERLSTVEVEAAHPSPSLSLRLAQSWRMQAGVQAEFYNLNEAVGNILLLEGSRFQLNSIIKIGLNSLDRTNFPGRGHQAVLALEGGSRSLGSENSFLQLLGNWRAALPLWRGLTLHARLAAGHTLGGSPPLHDLFYPGGMSTNPRFPLRQVPLHGYANQRFGGRQMLAAGGSLQWEVGRELFLEAGWNAARVSAEWDWSLKSGDFRHGWFLEFGAHTLLGPASVVLSSPDLQGGYALALSVGYTF; from the coding sequence ATGAGACGCCCGAGCTACCCCTTCACACACCTGCCCTTCCTCCTGTTGGCCGGGCTGATGATCTCCGTCCTGGCCCTGACTGCGGATGCGCAGGATGACCGATCAGGGGAGCAGAGAGGGTCAGGATCCCCGGGCGACTCCACCATAACCATAGGACTCGCACTGAGCGGTGGCGGAGCCAAGGGCTTTGCCCACATCGGCGTGCTGAAGGTGCTCCAGGAAACCGGCATACCGGTGCACGTGGTGACCGGATCGAGCATGGGTGCCATGGTCGGGGGGCTCTACGCGGCGGGCTATGAACCGGCGCGCATCGAGGAGATGGCGCTGGGACTCGACTGGCAGGCCCTCTTCGACGACCGTTACAAGCGCAGAACCGGGGACCTGGGCACCTACGTCTCCTCCCGCGAAACCTGGCTGCTCTCCTTTCCCCTTGAAAGATACCGCCCGCAGCTTCCCAGCGGACTCATCGACGGACAGAACCTCTCCATGCTGCTCTACCGGTGGACCCTCCCCTGGCACGGCACCCGCGACTTCACCAGGCTGCCCGTCCCCTTCGCCGCCGTAGCCACCGATCTGGCCACCGGCAAGCCCCACACCCTTGCCACCGGCTACCTGCCTGAGGCCATCCGGGCCAGCGCCGCCATCCCAACCATTTTCAAGCCGGTGTCCTACGGGGGACGACTCGATATCGACGGGAGCGTGTCCCGCAATATCCCGGCGGAGGAGGCGCGCCGAATGGGGGCCGACATGCTGCTGGTTTCCGACGTGGGCGAGCCGGTCAAGCCGGTGGACAGCCTGCGTACCTTTGTAGACATACTCGTCCAATCGGTGGGCTTCCGGCAGGCGGAGTCCGATTCGGCCCAACTCGCCCTGGCCGACCTGCGCATCCGCCCCGACATCGAGGGTTTCGACAGCTTCAGCTACTTACGCACCGGCGAACTGATCCGCCTCGGAGAGGAAGCCGCACGGCGCATGCTTCCACAAATCCGCGAACTGCTGGAAGGGAGATCGCCCGCGCCGGCCCCAGGGCAGACCATCCCAGAGCCGGACATCCGCGACAGCCTGCGCATCACCCGGCTGCGCCTGGAGAGGTATCGACCTCAGGCTTGCCCGGCAGGCGGAATCTGTCCTCCGCCTGCATCCCCGAGGTCGTGGCCTACGACGATATTGAAGGCGAGGTCAACCGTCTCTACGCGACGGACCTCTTCGGCCTGGTCACCTATCGCCTGCAGCCTGATTCCACCGCGCCGGGCGGCTACCTGCTGGAACTCTCCCTGCAGCAGAACGAACCTGACCGCGCCGTCTTCAGCCTGCGTTATGACAGTCCCTACAAGGCCGCCCTGCTGTTCGGAGCGCGCCTGCGCAACCGCCTGGCCTGGGGCGACCAGCTTTCGGCTGAACTGCGCCTGGGGGAGATACTCGGCCTGGCCGCCCGCTACGACCTGCCCCTTGTCCTGCAGCCCACTCTGCAGATTTCACACCGACCTGAAGGTATACCGCTCGCCCATCGACCTGTACGGCGGTGGGGAACGACTCTCCACGGTGGAGGTGGAGGCAGCTCACCCTTCACCCTCCCTCTCCCTGCGCCTGGCCCAGAGCTGGCGTATGCAGGCAGGGGTACAGGCCGAATTTTACAACCTCAACGAGGCGGTGGGCAACATCCTGCTGCTGGAGGGCAGCCGATTCCAACTCAACAGCATTATTAAGATCGGCCTCAACAGTCTCGACCGCACGAACTTCCCGGGCCGGGGACATCAGGCCGTTCTGGCCCTGGAGGGCGGAAGCCGCAGCCTGGGAAGCGAAAACTCCTTCCTGCAGCTTCTTGGCAACTGGAGGGCGGCCCTGCCCCTCTGGCGGGGACTCACCCTGCATGCGCGCCTCGCGGCCGGGCACACGCTGGGAGGCAGCCCGCCGCTGCACGACCTCTTCTATCCGGGCGGCATGAGCACGAACCCCCGGTTTCCCCTGCGCCAGGTTCCCCTCCACGGCTACGCCAACCAGCGGTTCGGCGGCCGTCAGATGCTCGCAGCCGGGGGCTCCCTGCAGTGGGAAGTGGGGAGGGAGCTCTTCCTGGAGGCCGGATGGAACGCCGCACGCGTATCTGCTGAATGGGACTGGTCCCTGAAATCCGGTGATTTTCGCCATGGCTGGTTCCTCGAATTCGGGGCCCATACGCTGCTGGGACCCGCCTCGGTGGTCCTCTCCTCTCCCGATCTGCAGGGCGGCTACGCCCTCGCCCTCTCCGTGGGATACACCTTCTAG
- a CDS encoding gamma-glutamyltransferase, whose protein sequence is MTRPELADTYRLLAERGRDAFYEGEIADRIDAWMRENGGYLRKADFEQHTSTWVEPVSVDYRGYEVYELPPNGQGIAALQMLQILEGYDLAGMGRNSAQALHHMVEEKLAFEDRAKYYADPDFADVPVQQLISEEYAARRRGQIGGDASFNVRAGELPEEGDTIYLTTADSAGWHGLPHPEQLPRHWVRGIDPCPGCRSCPGPRRALHPSTPTTANGYAPGKRSLPHHHPRPRDAATARPPASFGAHGRRRCSRRATPRS, encoded by the coding sequence ATGACGCGGCCCGAACTGGCCGACACCTACCGCCTGCTGGCCGAACGCGGCCGTGACGCCTTCTACGAGGGGGAGATCGCCGACCGCATCGACGCCTGGATGCGCGAGAACGGCGGCTACCTGCGCAAGGCCGACTTCGAGCAGCACACCTCCACCTGGGTGGAGCCGGTGTCGGTGGACTACCGTGGATACGAGGTCTACGAGCTGCCGCCCAACGGGCAGGGCATCGCCGCCCTGCAGATGCTGCAGATTCTTGAAGGCTACGACCTGGCCGGCATGGGACGCAACTCGGCCCAGGCCCTGCACCACATGGTGGAGGAAAAACTGGCCTTCGAGGACCGCGCCAAATACTACGCCGATCCGGACTTCGCCGACGTGCCGGTGCAGCAGCTTATTTCCGAGGAGTACGCCGCCCGGCGCCGCGGGCAGATCGGCGGGGACGCCAGCTTCAACGTGCGGGCCGGCGAACTCCCGGAGGAGGGCGACACCATCTACCTGACCACGGCCGACAGCGCCGGCTGGCATGGTCTCCCTCATCCAGAGCAACTACCGCGGCACTGGGTCCGTGGCATCGACCCCTGCCCGGGCTGCCGATCGTGTCCAGGACCGCGGCGAGCTCTTCATCCATCGACCCCGACCACTGCCAACGGCTACGCGCCCGGCAAGCGATCCCTTCCACACCATCATCCCCGCCCTCGCGACGCCGCGACGGCGAGACCCCCCGCGAGCTTCGGCGCTCATGGGCGGCGGCGATGCAGCCGCAGGGCCACGCCCAGATCCTGA
- a CDS encoding peptidoglycan DD-metalloendopeptidase family protein has protein sequence MNRRAVTYGLLALLLLGAPRLFAQDYEERRQALLQQQENAREEIQRLNRQIERYRRQIDEASQSIDSLSSRIENLNRLIALQEDKVGQMEAEQNSIREEIAITTRAIDRREGELRSLMERYRNTITYLYKHGRTTELALLFSSESFNQMMRRAYYLGRFDEYVQEQMGQVREAQERLQRTRENLLAAQERNRELLAEIQEEKQRLDDRREGLEEDREALRQDLERYREEVAESQANRDNLDSQLTDINNSLVSLETGGGETVDEATGERVTLAGSYMDDATLSRMEESFSDSKGSLRWPVESGTVSEHFGRRRHPVYGTVTNNMGIEIVTDPGETVRAVHDGYVIAIRPIPGYGDVVMVKHGRYITAYGNLSEINVRQRALLRSGDIIGKAGQSDSPRGESLFFLVRDRNTDLDPEAWLQQK, from the coding sequence ATGAATAGGAGAGCGGTGACATACGGGCTGCTCGCCCTGCTCCTGCTCGGGGCGCCCCGCCTCTTCGCCCAGGACTACGAAGAGCGGCGCCAGGCCCTGCTGCAGCAGCAGGAGAACGCCCGCGAGGAGATCCAGCGCCTGAACCGCCAGATCGAGCGCTATCGACGGCAGATCGACGAGGCCAGCCAGTCTATCGACAGCCTCAGCTCACGCATCGAAAACCTGAACCGGCTCATCGCCCTGCAGGAGGACAAGGTGGGACAGATGGAGGCCGAGCAGAACTCCATCCGCGAGGAGATCGCCATCACCACCCGCGCCATCGACCGGCGGGAGGGGGAGCTTCGCTCCCTCATGGAACGCTACCGGAACACTATCACCTATCTCTACAAGCACGGGCGTACCACCGAACTGGCCCTGCTCTTCTCCTCGGAGTCCTTCAACCAGATGATGCGTCGAGCCTACTACCTGGGACGCTTCGACGAGTACGTACAGGAGCAGATGGGACAGGTACGCGAGGCTCAGGAGCGCCTGCAGCGCACGCGCGAAAACCTGCTGGCCGCCCAGGAGCGTAACCGCGAGCTGCTGGCCGAGATCCAGGAAGAGAAGCAGCGCCTGGACGACCGGAGGGAAGGCCTGGAGGAAGATCGCGAGGCCCTCAGGCAGGACCTGGAGCGCTACCGGGAAGAGGTGGCCGAAAGCCAGGCCAACCGGGACAATCTGGACTCCCAGCTCACTGATATCAACAACTCCCTTGTCAGCCTGGAGACAGGAGGCGGGGAAACCGTGGACGAGGCCACCGGCGAACGCGTGACCCTCGCCGGGAGCTACATGGACGACGCCACCCTCAGCCGGATGGAGGAATCCTTTTCCGACAGCAAGGGCTCCCTGCGGTGGCCCGTGGAGAGCGGCACCGTCTCCGAGCATTTCGGACGGAGGCGGCATCCGGTCTACGGCACAGTCACCAATAACATGGGCATCGAGATCGTCACCGACCCGGGCGAGACCGTGCGCGCCGTACACGACGGCTACGTCATCGCCATACGTCCCATCCCCGGCTACGGCGACGTGGTGATGGTCAAACACGGGCGCTATATCACCGCCTACGGCAATCTCAGCGAAATCAACGTCCGCCAGCGCGCCCTGCTGCGCAGCGGCGACATCATTGGCAAGGCCGGGCAGAGCGACTCCCCGCGCGGAGAGTCGCTCTTCTTCCTGGTCCGTGACCGCAATACCGACCTCGACCCCGAAGCATGGCTACAGCAGAAATGA
- a CDS encoding NAD(P)-binding domain-containing protein: MVIIIGAGPIGLATGIALKKRDIPFRIIERGCLVNSIFNYPKDMTFFSTSERLEIGGVPFISHGPKPTRREALEYYRRAAEHHELPVRLYEEVQTIEGSDGDFTVQTDKDRYEAERSGGGHGFLRRAAHDGRAGRGAAQGKALLR, from the coding sequence ATGGTTATCATCATCGGAGCCGGTCCCATAGGCCTGGCCACCGGCATCGCCCTCAAGAAACGCGACATTCCCTTTCGCATCATCGAACGCGGCTGCCTGGTCAACAGCATCTTCAACTATCCCAAAGACATGACCTTCTTCTCGACCTCCGAGAGACTGGAGATAGGCGGGGTTCCTTTCATCTCCCACGGTCCCAAGCCCACCCGCCGGGAAGCCCTGGAATACTACCGGCGGGCGGCCGAGCACCACGAACTGCCGGTCCGTCTCTACGAGGAAGTTCAAACCATCGAAGGTTCGGACGGCGATTTTACCGTGCAGACGGACAAGGACCGCTACGAAGCCGAAAGAAGCGGTGGCGGCCATGGGTTTCTACGACGTGCCGCGCATGATGGACGTGCCGGGCGAGGAGCTGCCCAAGGTAAAGCATTACTACGATGA
- a CDS encoding gamma-glutamyltransferase, with translation MKPLCSFLMVLLSFGLLAPAVQAQPDRITGQNFATRSEVIGANGMVATSQPLATQVGLQVLRDGGNAIDAAIAANAALGLMEPTGSGIGGDLFAIVWSAEDRKLYGLNASGRSPMGMNYEDLQKELEERDRSSILPTGCCPSPSRAVDGWFSLHDRLGSMPMSLLLGLYPIRYAEEGFPGERTDRLLLGHRRANPQRPARCLQGGDDVYGRAPKKAKS, from the coding sequence ATGAAACCGCTCTGCTCTTTCCTGATGGTCCTGCTCTCCTTCGGCCTGCTGGCGCCTGCGGTCCAGGCACAGCCCGACCGCATCACCGGCCAAAACTTCGCCACCCGCTCGGAGGTAATCGGCGCCAACGGGATGGTCGCCACCTCCCAGCCCCTAGCCACGCAGGTCGGCCTCCAGGTGCTCCGAGACGGGGGCAACGCCATCGATGCCGCCATCGCCGCCAACGCGGCGCTGGGACTCATGGAGCCCACCGGCAGCGGTATCGGGGGCGACCTGTTCGCCATCGTCTGGTCGGCCGAAGACCGGAAGCTCTACGGCCTCAACGCCAGCGGGCGATCGCCCATGGGCATGAACTACGAGGATCTTCAGAAGGAGCTGGAGGAGAGGGACCGCTCGTCCATTCTGCCTACGGGATGCTGCCCATCTCCGTCCCGGGCGGTGGACGGCTGGTTCAGCCTGCACGACCGGCTGGGCAGCATGCCCATGAGCCTCCTTCTGGGTCTTTATCCCATCCGGTACGCCGAGGAGGGATTCCCCGGTGAGCGAACTGATCGCCTACTACTGGGACATCGGCGCGCGAATCCACAACGACCGGCCAGGTGCCTTCAGGGAGGAGATGACGTCTACGGACGTGCCCCGAAAAAGGCGAAATCATGA
- a CDS encoding DUF4292 domain-containing protein has translation MIPSSHSARTLVGVLALLLAAACSSTRELADTEFGPTDVTPAQLARALPDYRGSLHAVSGEGRAVVSSEEGTERVTIRFRGNRLRSLLEIRNSLGIEGGRMLSDGDTLLIWNRLDGFARKIPIRPGSLRSIDHLASLNVLQMLNFTVEAAPIRRVLASDELLRADLEGGGKIYAGRSDTLVRRVEQPPSSGLPYSRIDYEAYARTGDYAIPRKITIFSADGNARVVFQIRSLEINPELDSLRIDLPPDIPIYHGS, from the coding sequence GTGATACCCTCCTCACACAGCGCGCGCACCCTGGTCGGCGTACTGGCACTGCTGCTGGCCGCCGCCTGCTCGTCCACCCGCGAGCTGGCCGACACCGAATTCGGTCCCACGGACGTGACGCCCGCCCAGCTGGCCCGTGCCCTGCCCGACTACCGCGGCTCCCTGCATGCCGTATCGGGAGAGGGACGCGCGGTGGTGAGCAGCGAAGAGGGCACCGAACGCGTGACCATACGCTTTCGCGGCAACCGCCTGCGCAGCCTTCTCGAGATACGCAACAGCCTGGGCATTGAGGGCGGCAGAATGCTCAGCGACGGCGACACCCTGCTGATCTGGAACCGGCTTGACGGTTTCGCCCGCAAGATTCCCATCCGCCCCGGCAGCCTGCGCAGCATCGATCACCTGGCCTCTCTCAACGTGCTGCAGATGCTCAACTTCACGGTGGAGGCCGCCCCCATCCGCCGCGTGCTCGCCTCCGATGAACTTCTGCGTGCCGACCTGGAGGGCGGGGGGAAGATCTACGCGGGACGCAGCGACACCCTGGTGCGGCGCGTGGAGCAGCCTCCCTCCTCAGGACTTCCCTACTCGCGCATCGACTATGAGGCCTACGCGCGGACGGGGGACTACGCCATTCCCCGGAAAATTACTATCTTTTCGGCGGACGGCAACGCCAGGGTGGTCTTCCAGATCCGCTCGCTGGAGATCAACCCGGAACTGGACTCCCTGCGCATCGACCTTCCCCCGGACATACCCATCTACCATGGATCATGA
- a CDS encoding aldehyde dehydrogenase family protein yields MAHRAEGDAGGFGESHARNPGDGRQIARHRAPQLPAGPGGPAHHDRQALQRGTDLRGAGLPAAAARPGRRLRTGGARSREPPLPPARGPIRLYPHPSARALPEPPARGGEGAGARCPCGTHQPGRGGVHARNGVFPPTLLFDPDPETRLMQEEIFGPVLPVVPYDSLEEALDFVNARPHPLALYYFDRNRKRRECVLQETRSGGVTFNDCIFHLVQHNLPFGGVGPSGMGSYHGFDGFRTLRTNAPSCTREG; encoded by the coding sequence ATCGCGCATCGGGCGGAAGGTGATGCGGGCGGCTTCGGAGAATCTCACGCCCGTAACCCTGGAGATGGGCGGCAAATCGCCCGCCATCGTGCACCGCAGCTACCCGCTGGGCCCGGCGGCCCGGCGCATCATGACCGGCAAGCTCTACAACGGGGGACAGACCTGCGTGGCGCCGGATTACCTGCTGCTGCCGCGCGGCCTGGAAGAAGACTTCGAACGGGAGGCGCGCGCAGCCGTGAACCGCCTCTACCCCCGGCTCGTGGACCCATCCGACTATACCCGCATCCTTCGGCGCGAGCATTACCGGAGCCTCCGGCAAGGGGTGGAGAAGGCGCAGGCGCAAGGTGCCCGTGCGGTACCCATCAACCCGGCCGGGGAGGAGTGCACGCCCGAAACGGGGTCTTCCCTCCCACCCTGCTTTTCGATCCCGATCCGGAAACCCGGCTCATGCAGGAGGAAATCTTCGGTCCCGTACTGCCGGTGGTGCCCTATGACTCCCTGGAGGAGGCCCTGGACTTCGTCAACGCCCGGCCCCATCCCCTGGCCCTTTACTACTTCGACCGCAACCGGAAACGGCGCGAATGCGTGCTGCAGGAGACCCGCTCCGGCGGGGTCACCTTCAACGACTGCATATTCCACCTGGTGCAACACAACCTGCCCTTCGGCGGGGTGGGTCCCAGCGGCATGGGCAGCTATCACGGCTTCGACGGATTCCGAACCCTCCGCACAAACGCGCCGTCATGCACCAGGGAAGGCTGA
- a CDS encoding NAD(P)-binding domain-containing protein — MMDVPGEELPKVKHYYDEAHAYAWQKVLVIGGGNSAVDAALETWHANAEVSMAVRGDALKESVKYWVKPAIENRIAEGEITGYFNTNVTEIRPHEVVLETPEGEKAVPNVFRAGHDGSTSPTTSSCAASASS; from the coding sequence ATGATGGACGTGCCGGGCGAGGAGCTGCCCAAGGTAAAGCATTACTACGATGAGGCCCACGCCTACGCCTGGCAGAAGGTGCTGGTCATCGGCGGGGGAAACTCCGCCGTGGATGCCGCGCTGGAGACCTGGCACGCTAACGCCGAGGTAAGCATGGCCGTGCGCGGGGACGCCCTCAAGGAGTCGGTCAAGTACTGGGTGAAGCCGGCCATCGAAAACCGCATCGCCGAAGGGGAGATCACAGGGTATTTCAATACCAACGTGACCGAAATACGTCCGCACGAGGTGGTGCTGGAAACGCCTGAGGGCGAAAAAGCCGTTCCCAACGTATTCCGTGCTGGCCATGACGGGAGCACAAGCCCAACTACGAGCTCATGCGCCGCTTCGGCATCGAGCTGA
- a CDS encoding DUF5686 family protein, with protein sequence MPNFYDDDIDVASYDVMGVTHPDALDYYRYEIVDRTTLDGKTVYEMKVTPRRKLQPLFEGTIWVLDEEYALLEVRLRPNDVVNFPPPIRGFDTYYEQQFDNYGREFWLPVDMRIEGSVKISMIGLEFPRIAFRQVARITDYRVNEGVPDSLYEQGGTFAVDTTSVAGDNLAGRRLEPIPSRGSRRKPMPTSTVRPPSRRLSSPRVFSSPCWTLTCRTMATAAPAGEAGADPVRAVQAGVQEADSVSRGACRRTRASTGWTNSMRVPATRWKWLTTWTFSWAAATVPATARGATGVAWPTLSPGEKDSASASPPPGAPARPPVSTPSCTIPT encoded by the coding sequence GTGCCGAATTTCTACGATGACGATATCGACGTGGCCAGCTACGACGTGATGGGGGTCACGCATCCGGACGCCCTGGACTACTACCGCTATGAGATCGTTGATCGCACCACCCTGGACGGCAAGACCGTCTACGAAATGAAGGTCACGCCCAGGCGCAAACTGCAGCCCCTTTTCGAGGGCACCATCTGGGTACTGGACGAGGAGTATGCCCTGCTGGAGGTTCGCCTTCGTCCCAACGACGTGGTGAACTTCCCTCCGCCCATTCGCGGCTTCGACACCTACTACGAGCAGCAGTTCGACAACTACGGCCGGGAGTTCTGGCTGCCGGTGGACATGCGCATCGAGGGGAGCGTGAAGATCTCCATGATCGGACTGGAATTCCCACGCATCGCCTTCCGCCAGGTGGCCCGCATCACCGACTACCGGGTGAATGAGGGCGTGCCCGACTCCCTTTACGAGCAGGGAGGCACCTTTGCGGTGGACACCACCTCCGTGGCGGGCGATAACCTGGCCGGCCGACGGCTTGAGCCCATTCCCTCTCGCGGATCGAGGAGGAAGCCTATGCCAACCTCGACAGTACGGCCACCCTCGAGAAGGCTTTCCAGCCCAAGGGTTTTCTCGTCACCCTGCTGGACCTTGACCTGTCGGACGATGGCGACGGCGGCACCGGCGGGGGAGGCGGGAGCGGATCCGGTTCGGGCGGTGCAGGCGGGAGTTCAGGAGGCGGATTCTGTCTCCCGGGGAGCCTGTCGCCGGACCCGCGCTTCAACCGGGTGGACGAACTCTATGCGGGTGCCCGCTACGAGGTGGAAGTGGCTGACGACGTGGACCTTCAGCTGGGCGGCGGCTACAGTACCGGCTACCGCTCGTGGAGCTACGGGGGTGGCCTGGCCTACGCTTTCTCCTGGGGAAAAGGATTCGGCCAGCGCCTCTCCGCCTCCTGGCGCGCCGGCACGGCCACCCGTTTCGACTCCTTCGTGTACCATCCCTACATGA